The following proteins are encoded in a genomic region of Pseudodesulfovibrio mercurii:
- a CDS encoding fumarate hydratase, which yields MRTIQTSDIIDAVARMCVSANTELPADVRARLEKAMAEETSPSAKEVLRQLLENADLAHNTKLPLCQDTGLAVFFVEVGDDVRIEGGNLREAINEGTRKGYKEGYLRKSACDPLTRANTGDGTPAVIHFDFVPGDKLKISFMAKGGGAENMSRVTMLAPAQGWEGIKKFVVNRVAEAGPNPCPPTVIGVGIGGTFEHAAKIAKRGLLRKLDDTHPDPDIAAKEKELEDAINALGIGPMGLGGKTTVLSVKITMEPCHLASLPLAVNVQCHSQRHEEVIL from the coding sequence ATGCGTACCATTCAGACCAGCGACATTATCGACGCCGTCGCCAGGATGTGCGTCAGCGCCAACACCGAACTGCCCGCCGACGTGCGCGCAAGACTGGAAAAGGCCATGGCAGAGGAAACCAGCCCTTCCGCCAAGGAAGTGCTCCGCCAGCTCCTGGAAAACGCGGACCTGGCCCACAACACCAAGCTGCCCCTGTGCCAGGACACCGGACTGGCCGTCTTCTTCGTGGAGGTCGGCGACGACGTGCGCATCGAGGGCGGCAACCTGCGCGAGGCCATCAACGAGGGCACGCGCAAGGGCTACAAGGAAGGGTACCTGCGCAAGTCCGCCTGCGACCCGCTGACCCGGGCCAACACCGGCGACGGCACCCCGGCCGTCATCCACTTCGACTTCGTGCCCGGCGACAAGCTCAAGATCTCCTTCATGGCCAAGGGCGGCGGCGCCGAGAACATGTCCCGCGTGACCATGCTCGCCCCGGCCCAGGGCTGGGAAGGAATCAAGAAGTTCGTGGTCAACCGCGTGGCCGAGGCCGGTCCCAACCCCTGCCCGCCCACGGTCATCGGCGTGGGCATCGGCGGGACCTTCGAGCACGCGGCCAAGATCGCCAAGCGCGGTCTGCTGCGCAAGCTCGACGACACCCATCCCGATCCGGACATCGCGGCCAAGGAAAAGGAGCTCGAGGACGCCATCAACGCCCTCGGCATCGGCCCCATGGGGCTCGGCGGCAAGACCACCGTGCTCAGCGTGAAGATCACCATGGAGCCCTGCCACCTGGCGAGCCTGCCTCTGGCCGTCAACGTGCAATGCCACTCCCAGCGGCATGAGGAGGTCATACTCTAA
- a CDS encoding fumarate reductase iron-sulfur subunit, which produces MGRQIKFEIFRYNPERKGDVPHMQEYILDEHPNMTLFIALNRLREEQDPSLIFDFCCRAGICGACAMVINGRPGLACQTKTKDLPGHIILHPLPVFKLVGDLSVDTGVWFREMYAKTESWIHTKKVFDPAAHEERMDNGVAEQIYELERCIECGCCIAACGTARLRDDFMGAAALNRIARFVVDPRDERTDRQYFEVIGNDNGIFGCMGLLACEDVCPKGLPLQNQLGFLRRKMGITAMKQIFRKK; this is translated from the coding sequence ATGGGTAGACAAATCAAATTCGAGATATTCCGATATAATCCCGAGAGGAAGGGTGACGTCCCGCACATGCAGGAGTACATCCTGGACGAACACCCGAACATGACCCTGTTCATCGCCCTGAACAGGCTGCGCGAGGAGCAGGACCCGAGCCTCATCTTCGACTTCTGCTGCCGCGCGGGCATCTGCGGGGCGTGCGCCATGGTCATCAACGGCCGTCCGGGCCTGGCCTGCCAGACCAAGACCAAGGACCTGCCCGGCCACATCATCCTCCACCCCCTGCCGGTCTTCAAGCTCGTCGGCGACCTGTCCGTGGACACGGGCGTCTGGTTCCGCGAGATGTACGCCAAGACCGAGTCGTGGATCCACACCAAGAAGGTCTTCGATCCCGCCGCCCACGAAGAACGCATGGACAACGGCGTGGCCGAGCAGATCTACGAGCTTGAGCGGTGCATCGAGTGCGGCTGCTGCATCGCGGCCTGCGGCACCGCCCGCCTGCGCGACGACTTCATGGGGGCCGCCGCCCTGAACCGCATCGCCCGCTTCGTGGTCGACCCCCGCGACGAGCGGACGGACAGACAGTACTTCGAGGTCATCGGCAACGACAACGGCATCTTCGGCTGCATGGGCCTTCTCGCCTGCGAAGACGTCTGTCCCAAGGGGCTGCCCCTGCAGAACCAGCTCGGCTTCCTGCGCCGCAAGATGGGCATCACCGCAATGAAGCAGATCTTCAGGAAGAAATAA
- a CDS encoding fumarate reductase flavoprotein subunit — translation MQTYYSDLLVIGAGLSGERVACEAAQNGFKATCLSIVPARRSHSSAAQGGMQAALGNCAKGEGDNPDVHFIDTVKGSDWGCDQEVARLFADAAPIEMRRLAHWGVPWNRVVPGQSFYFKGGEKFEKYEKEENEGLITARSFGGTAKWRTCYTSDGTGHAVMCTMDNRCAELGIDVFDKKEAISLIHDGDKCMGAVVRDLRNGQLEVHLAKATAICTGGFGRIYKATTNAVICDGAGHILAHETGLVPIGNPESIQFHPTGIVPTDILVTEGCRGDGGTLLDVNEERFMHIYEPEKAELASRDVVSRRMTEHMRAGKGVKSPYGEHLWLDIRHLGDKHISTKLREVDEICHHFLGIDPRTQLIPVRPTQHYTMAGIRTNKDGAVYGLKGLYSAGEAACWDMHGFNRLGGNSLAETVVAGGIIGAKIVEFLKGYETTFDTAVIEAEVKRQQERIHDVIHGRNGKLNVYEVRNEMQEALMKGCFVFRNKDGLEECVSTLQGTMEKARKVGLVSDGVGCNHELAAALKIEGQVRLAMCIAQAALMRTESRGSHNREDFPERNDKEWLNRTLAYWPIGADMPDLKYEDTTPLFELPPGDRGYGGGKIIPADEKYVKDRTIASPVTEIGKKK, via the coding sequence ATGCAGACATACTATTCCGACCTGCTCGTCATCGGCGCCGGACTGTCCGGCGAACGCGTGGCCTGCGAGGCCGCCCAGAACGGCTTCAAAGCCACCTGCCTGTCCATCGTCCCGGCCCGGCGGTCCCACTCCTCTGCGGCCCAGGGCGGCATGCAGGCCGCCCTCGGCAACTGTGCCAAGGGCGAGGGCGACAACCCGGACGTCCATTTCATCGACACCGTCAAGGGCTCGGACTGGGGCTGCGATCAGGAGGTCGCCCGCCTGTTCGCCGACGCCGCGCCCATCGAGATGCGCCGCCTGGCCCACTGGGGCGTGCCCTGGAACCGCGTGGTCCCAGGCCAGTCCTTCTACTTCAAGGGCGGCGAGAAGTTCGAGAAATACGAGAAGGAGGAGAACGAGGGGCTGATCACCGCCCGCTCCTTCGGCGGCACTGCCAAGTGGCGCACCTGCTACACCTCGGACGGCACCGGCCACGCGGTCATGTGCACCATGGACAACCGCTGCGCCGAGCTGGGCATCGACGTCTTCGACAAGAAGGAAGCCATCTCGCTGATCCATGACGGCGACAAGTGCATGGGCGCGGTGGTCCGCGACCTGCGCAACGGCCAGCTGGAGGTACACCTGGCCAAGGCCACGGCCATCTGCACCGGCGGTTTCGGACGCATCTACAAGGCCACCACCAACGCGGTCATCTGCGACGGCGCGGGACACATCCTGGCCCACGAGACCGGCCTGGTGCCCATCGGCAACCCCGAATCCATCCAGTTCCACCCCACCGGCATCGTGCCCACCGACATCCTGGTCACCGAGGGCTGTCGAGGCGACGGCGGAACCCTGCTCGACGTCAACGAAGAGCGGTTCATGCACATCTACGAGCCGGAAAAGGCCGAGCTGGCCTCCCGCGACGTGGTCTCCCGCCGGATGACCGAGCACATGCGCGCGGGCAAGGGCGTGAAGTCCCCCTACGGCGAACACCTCTGGCTGGACATCCGCCACCTCGGCGACAAGCACATCTCCACCAAGCTGCGCGAAGTGGACGAGATCTGCCATCACTTCCTGGGCATCGACCCGCGCACCCAGCTCATCCCGGTGCGCCCCACCCAGCACTACACCATGGCCGGCATCCGGACCAACAAGGACGGCGCGGTCTACGGCCTCAAGGGCCTCTACTCCGCCGGCGAGGCGGCCTGCTGGGACATGCACGGCTTCAACCGGCTGGGCGGCAACTCCCTGGCCGAGACCGTGGTCGCGGGCGGCATCATCGGCGCCAAGATCGTCGAGTTCCTCAAGGGATACGAGACCACCTTCGACACCGCGGTCATCGAGGCCGAGGTCAAGCGCCAGCAGGAGCGCATCCACGACGTCATCCACGGCCGCAACGGCAAGCTGAACGTCTACGAGGTGCGCAACGAGATGCAGGAGGCCCTCATGAAGGGCTGCTTCGTCTTCCGCAACAAGGACGGCCTCGAAGAGTGCGTCTCCACCCTCCAGGGGACCATGGAGAAGGCCCGCAAGGTCGGCCTGGTCTCGGACGGCGTGGGCTGCAACCACGAGTTGGCCGCCGCGCTGAAGATCGAGGGCCAGGTCCGTCTGGCCATGTGCATCGCCCAGGCCGCCCTCATGCGCACCGAGTCGCGCGGTTCCCACAACCGCGAGGACTTCCCCGAGCGCAACGACAAGGAATGGCTCAACCGCACCCTGGCCTACTGGCCCATCGGCGCGGACATGCCCGACCTCAAGTACGAGGACACCACCCCGCTCTTCGAGTTGCCTCCGGGCGACCGCGGCTACGGCGGCGGCAAGATCATCCCGGCGGACGAAAAGTACGTGAAGGACCGCACCATCGCGAGCCCCGTCACCGAAATCGGCAAGAAGAAGTAA
- a CDS encoding sigma-54-dependent transcriptional regulator, with translation MKKVILVDDEQSVRDSARQWLELSDFEVADYADARVALRDITPDYAGIVLTDVKMPGLDGLAFQKKIADIDEHIPVVLFTGHGDIAMAVEAIRGGAYDFVEKPFDPEQILETIKRALEKRRLVLENRQLKMALSECEGIDSRLVGTSAPMRELKKEITHIAPTRANVLLFGETGTGKEVIARAIHNLSLLNKGPYMALNCATIPVDMAESELFGHVSGAFTGAQGKRIGKLEAANGGTLFLDELNSMPLDVQGKLLRALEMREITPLGANSPRAVNFRLISAMNENPRKAIDEGRLREDLYFRINTVELNVPPLRERMDDIPLLFSFFLERTADTYGMTAAPLGPEGLPLMMSHDWPGNVRELKSVAERYILSPLPPKERIAKIMAAKTGDTAPQAVSLRDQVSLFERHLIQESLNRNGGVIKDVIDDLGIPRRTLNEKMTKYGLKRSE, from the coding sequence ATGAAGAAAGTCATACTGGTGGACGACGAGCAGTCGGTCCGGGATTCGGCGCGGCAGTGGCTGGAACTCTCGGACTTCGAGGTGGCCGACTACGCGGACGCCCGCGTGGCCCTGCGCGACATCACCCCGGACTACGCGGGCATCGTCCTGACCGACGTGAAGATGCCCGGCCTGGACGGGCTGGCCTTCCAGAAAAAGATCGCGGACATCGACGAGCACATCCCGGTGGTCCTGTTCACCGGCCACGGCGACATCGCCATGGCCGTGGAGGCCATCCGGGGCGGGGCCTACGACTTCGTGGAAAAGCCCTTCGATCCCGAGCAGATACTGGAGACCATCAAGCGCGCCCTGGAAAAGCGGCGGCTGGTTCTGGAGAACCGCCAGCTCAAGATGGCCCTGTCCGAATGCGAGGGCATCGACTCGCGCCTGGTCGGCACCAGCGCGCCCATGCGCGAGCTCAAGAAGGAGATCACCCACATCGCCCCGACCAGGGCCAACGTGCTCCTGTTCGGCGAGACCGGCACGGGCAAGGAGGTCATCGCCCGGGCCATCCACAACCTCTCCCTGCTGAACAAGGGCCCGTACATGGCGCTGAACTGCGCGACCATCCCGGTGGACATGGCCGAGAGCGAGCTGTTCGGCCACGTCAGCGGGGCCTTCACCGGGGCCCAGGGCAAGCGCATCGGCAAGCTCGAGGCGGCCAACGGCGGGACCCTGTTCCTGGACGAGCTCAACTCCATGCCCCTGGACGTCCAGGGCAAGCTGCTGCGCGCCCTGGAGATGCGCGAGATCACCCCGCTTGGGGCCAACTCGCCGCGCGCGGTCAACTTCCGGCTCATCTCCGCCATGAACGAGAACCCGCGCAAGGCCATCGACGAGGGGCGGCTGCGCGAGGACCTCTACTTCCGCATCAACACCGTGGAGCTGAACGTCCCGCCCCTGCGCGAGCGCATGGACGACATCCCCCTGCTCTTCTCCTTCTTCCTGGAGCGCACGGCCGACACCTACGGCATGACCGCCGCGCCGCTCGGCCCCGAGGGGCTGCCCCTGATGATGAGCCACGACTGGCCCGGCAACGTCCGCGAGCTCAAGAGCGTGGCCGAGCGATACATCCTCTCCCCCCTGCCGCCCAAGGAGCGCATCGCCAAGATCATGGCCGCCAAGACCGGGGACACCGCGCCCCAGGCCGTCAGCCTGCGCGACCAGGTCTCCCTGTTCGAGCGCCACCTCATCCAGGAATCCCTGAACCGCAACGGCGGGGTCATCAAGGACGTCATCGACGACCTCGGCATCCCCCGCCGCACCCTGAACGAGAAGATGACCAAATACGGACTGAAACGGTCCGAATAA
- a CDS encoding sensor histidine kinase: MRRGAQAKHESLQRDAIQHPGRDAGIFLLIGLPFIVGLLVQYDYLQDLEQVSDERLTLYEMTLDSELRKYEYLPYLISENGMVTAFLTKGGEGVPINRFLKRVNTIAESSVVYIIGTDGIVKAASNWDRPNAFIGLDLGFRPYFKDAMAGRQGTFFGVGITRGEPGIYISHPIKDRDEVIGVAVAKIALSPLEHLWKEGGETLIVTDSNGVIVLTSRPSWKYMTLTPLDAGLIQEIHDREHYPKFQLKHLPWHTRTRFGFVQETTIGTERFLLNTRGIPGTDWKISYLTPQGPLWERTLGVSLTTFVVLGLAVLTRLFLRERRQRQISRQQAVEANRIRDINRQLAQEVEERKRTEHELRAAQEELVQAGKLAALGEMATAIAHELNQPIAATKTYVASCRLMLKRDKLDDLDPTLIKVSELGDRMAKVTGQLKSFARRSTDKDIEFDLRLAIKEALNLMKHQFLVENCDLKLSMPGQPVLIRGDRMRMEQVLINLFRNGLDALQETASPLIGVRLSEDGDRATIHVWDNGPGIAEEVGKKIFEPFVTTKKEGIGVGLGLSISYKIVKDMKGDFRVGNRDPHGAEFFVILPRSKQKQEEES; encoded by the coding sequence GTGCGGCGGGGAGCACAGGCAAAGCATGAAAGCCTTCAACGAGACGCGATTCAACACCCCGGCCGTGACGCTGGCATCTTCCTGCTCATCGGCCTGCCGTTCATCGTCGGCCTGCTGGTGCAGTACGACTACCTCCAGGACCTGGAGCAGGTATCCGACGAGCGGCTGACCCTGTACGAGATGACGCTCGATTCCGAGCTGCGCAAGTACGAGTACCTGCCCTACCTCATCTCCGAGAACGGCATGGTCACGGCCTTCCTGACCAAGGGCGGCGAGGGCGTGCCCATCAACCGCTTCCTCAAGCGGGTCAACACCATCGCCGAATCGTCGGTGGTCTACATCATCGGCACGGACGGCATCGTCAAGGCGGCCTCCAACTGGGACCGCCCCAACGCCTTCATCGGCCTGGACCTCGGCTTCCGGCCCTACTTCAAGGACGCCATGGCCGGACGCCAGGGGACCTTCTTCGGCGTGGGCATCACCCGGGGCGAGCCCGGCATCTACATCTCCCATCCCATCAAGGACAGGGACGAGGTCATCGGCGTGGCCGTGGCCAAGATCGCCCTGTCCCCCCTGGAGCACCTCTGGAAGGAGGGCGGCGAGACCCTGATCGTGACCGACTCCAACGGGGTCATCGTCCTGACCAGCCGCCCCTCATGGAAGTACATGACCCTGACCCCCCTGGACGCGGGCCTGATCCAGGAGATCCACGACCGCGAGCACTACCCCAAGTTCCAGCTCAAGCACCTGCCCTGGCACACACGGACCCGCTTCGGCTTCGTCCAGGAGACGACCATCGGCACCGAACGCTTCCTGCTGAACACCCGGGGCATCCCCGGCACGGACTGGAAGATCAGCTACCTCACCCCCCAGGGGCCCCTCTGGGAGCGGACCCTGGGCGTCTCCCTGACCACCTTCGTGGTTCTCGGCCTGGCCGTGCTGACCCGGCTCTTCCTGCGCGAGCGCCGGCAGCGCCAGATCTCCCGCCAGCAGGCCGTGGAGGCCAACCGCATCCGGGACATCAACCGCCAGCTGGCCCAGGAGGTGGAGGAGCGCAAGCGCACGGAGCACGAGCTGCGCGCGGCCCAGGAGGAGCTGGTCCAGGCGGGCAAGCTGGCCGCCCTGGGCGAGATGGCCACGGCCATCGCCCACGAGCTCAACCAGCCCATCGCGGCCACCAAGACCTACGTGGCCTCCTGCCGCCTGATGCTCAAGCGCGACAAGCTCGACGACCTCGACCCGACCCTGATCAAGGTCTCGGAGCTGGGCGACCGCATGGCCAAGGTCACGGGCCAGCTCAAGTCCTTTGCCCGGCGATCCACGGACAAGGACATCGAATTCGACCTGCGCCTGGCCATCAAGGAGGCGCTGAACCTGATGAAGCACCAGTTCCTGGTAGAGAACTGCGACCTCAAGCTGTCCATGCCCGGCCAGCCCGTGCTCATCCGGGGCGACCGCATGCGCATGGAACAGGTCCTCATCAACCTCTTCCGCAACGGCCTGGACGCCCTCCAGGAGACCGCCTCGCCGCTCATCGGCGTGCGCCTGTCCGAGGACGGCGACCGGGCGACCATCCACGTCTGGGACAACGGGCCGGGCATCGCCGAGGAGGTCGGCAAGAAGATCTTCGAGCCCTTCGTGACCACCAAGAAGGAGGGCATCGGCGTGGGCCTGGGCCTGTCCATTTCCTACAAGATCGTCAAGGACATGAAGGGCGACTTCCGGGTGGGCAACCGCGACCCGCACGGGGCGGAATTCTTCGTCATCCTGCCCCGTTCCAAGCAAAAACAAGAAGAAGAATCATGA
- a CDS encoding MFS transporter produces MHANGNNRTLAAVLTGGLFTTLGVGLFAFTIPLLTLDERVSGAWLGTAFAGYYLAKLLVSPLSGLAADRYGPKPVLVLAMGAGCLIPLAYFLSPGLAALYLVQVAMGLVTGLVRPVGLAALGGSATGAALSRRFAVHAALFNAAAFAGPILGSLLYTTGVMGPVLVGLSVCLGLALAATLLLLPGEATTSRPPSPQAEPVRSKSRAGALLLAIGGRSLGIGLTTAFYPIVLAEILGRHGPVIAATFAAPGLATFLGLLLTGRFDNKSPNMDRVVLGMLVSAGGLYALGECRMLWQFAAFGVILGLGAALSIPASMFFASTLSRRQGAVFGAANLASGLGFLLGPLLGGFIVHSLHAPEAGLKAAAVIGALTCLPLLTHVFRDQFHWGAGMARTATGLAACLLGLLLAVTLSPNLRPDGGDEDFYRFTDVAMGTVVKLTIEAPSRKSAALAARLTMTAMRALQQDFDHRNPRGSIGRINRAAGQSWVKVTPRAFALLDRALQFSAATGGVFDPTVGALTTSPFYYAMDESVARAKSGLVDYRMVLLDRPGDRVRLKKPGMALDLGGIAKGSIVDEAVALLQKHGVPAGIVEAGGDFRCFGDRDWHVGIRHPRNDAVFQTIAVRGKGVCGSGDYRQFVTPDKQDGPIEHHHIIDPKTMDSAHESIGVTVIADTAELADALATTLFIMGPAKGAAFLESYSPDSACIWFLPDRTVAYTENFPH; encoded by the coding sequence ATGCACGCCAACGGGAACAACCGCACCCTCGCCGCCGTCCTGACCGGCGGTCTGTTCACCACCCTGGGGGTGGGGCTGTTCGCCTTCACCATCCCGCTCCTGACCCTGGACGAACGGGTCAGCGGGGCGTGGCTCGGCACGGCCTTCGCCGGATACTACCTGGCCAAGCTCCTGGTCTCGCCCCTGTCCGGCCTGGCCGCCGACCGCTACGGGCCCAAGCCGGTCCTGGTCCTGGCCATGGGTGCCGGCTGCCTCATCCCCCTGGCCTATTTCCTGTCCCCCGGCCTGGCCGCCCTGTACCTGGTCCAGGTGGCCATGGGGCTGGTCACGGGCCTGGTCCGGCCCGTGGGCCTGGCCGCCCTGGGCGGATCGGCCACGGGCGCGGCCCTGTCCCGGCGCTTCGCGGTCCACGCGGCCCTGTTCAACGCGGCCGCCTTCGCCGGGCCCATCCTCGGCAGCCTGCTCTACACCACCGGGGTCATGGGTCCGGTGCTGGTCGGCCTGTCCGTCTGCCTCGGCCTGGCCCTGGCCGCCACCCTGCTGCTCCTGCCCGGCGAGGCGACCACCAGCCGCCCGCCCTCGCCCCAGGCCGAGCCGGTCCGCTCCAAAAGCCGCGCCGGGGCCCTGCTCCTGGCCATCGGCGGGCGCAGCCTGGGCATCGGCCTGACCACCGCCTTCTACCCCATCGTCCTGGCCGAAATCCTCGGGCGGCACGGCCCGGTCATCGCGGCCACCTTCGCCGCGCCCGGCCTGGCCACCTTCCTCGGCCTGCTGCTCACCGGGCGGTTCGACAACAAGTCGCCGAACATGGACCGCGTGGTCCTGGGCATGCTCGTCAGCGCCGGGGGGCTCTACGCCCTGGGCGAGTGCCGGATGCTCTGGCAGTTCGCCGCCTTCGGCGTGATCCTGGGACTGGGCGCGGCCCTGTCCATCCCGGCCTCCATGTTCTTCGCCTCGACCCTGAGCCGCCGCCAGGGCGCGGTCTTCGGCGCGGCCAACCTCGCCTCCGGCCTCGGTTTTCTCCTGGGCCCCCTGCTCGGCGGGTTCATCGTCCACTCACTGCACGCCCCGGAGGCCGGGCTCAAGGCCGCGGCCGTCATCGGTGCACTGACCTGCCTGCCCCTGCTGACCCACGTCTTCCGCGACCAGTTCCACTGGGGCGCGGGCATGGCCCGGACCGCCACCGGCCTGGCCGCCTGCCTGCTCGGCCTGCTCCTGGCCGTGACCCTCTCCCCGAACCTGCGCCCGGACGGCGGAGACGAGGATTTCTACCGCTTCACCGACGTGGCCATGGGCACCGTGGTCAAGCTGACCATCGAGGCCCCGAGCCGCAAGTCCGCGGCCCTGGCGGCCCGCCTGACCATGACCGCCATGCGCGCCCTGCAGCAGGACTTCGACCACCGCAACCCGCGCGGCTCCATCGGCCGGATCAACCGCGCGGCCGGGCAGTCCTGGGTCAAGGTCACGCCGCGCGCCTTCGCCCTGCTCGACAGGGCGCTGCAATTCAGCGCGGCCACGGGCGGGGTCTTCGATCCCACTGTGGGGGCCCTGACCACCTCGCCCTTCTACTACGCCATGGACGAGTCCGTGGCCCGGGCCAAGTCCGGGCTGGTGGACTACCGCATGGTCCTCCTGGACCGGCCCGGCGACCGGGTCCGGCTCAAGAAACCGGGCATGGCGCTGGACCTCGGCGGCATCGCCAAGGGGTCCATCGTGGACGAGGCCGTGGCCCTGCTGCAAAAGCACGGCGTGCCCGCGGGCATCGTCGAGGCGGGCGGCGACTTCCGCTGCTTCGGCGACCGCGACTGGCACGTGGGCATCCGCCACCCGCGCAACGACGCGGTGTTCCAGACCATCGCCGTGCGCGGCAAGGGCGTATGCGGCTCCGGCGACTACCGCCAGTTCGTCACCCCGGACAAGCAGGACGGGCCCATCGAGCACCACCACATCATCGACCCCAAGACCATGGATTCGGCCCACGAGTCCATCGGCGTGACGGTCATCGCCGACACCGCCGAGCTGGCCGACGCCCTGGCCACCACTCTGTTCATCATGGGCCCGGCCAAGGGCGCCGCCTTCCTCGAAAGCTACTCGCCCGACAGCGCCTGCATCTGGTTCCTGCCCGACCGGACCGTGGCCTACACCGAGAATTTCCCGCACTGA
- a CDS encoding NAD kinase, with protein MDTAVRRIACVASQTPTARKRLAELEARYPLVPLDEADALVALGGDGFMLRTMHRVMDRDLPIYGMNCGTIGFLLNQYSPDDLFERIDAAQEHLLSPLAMAATTVDGDRVSALAFNEVAMLRISQQSAHIRLFINGRERLDNMVCDGVMIATPAGSTAYNLSAHGPIIPLGSNVMALTPICPFRPRRWNGALLPDTADVEFEVLDPKRRPVSVTADFLEVRDVAHILVHEDHARPARILFAPDHSLEERIFNEQFVH; from the coding sequence ATGGACACCGCCGTACGCCGTATCGCCTGCGTCGCCTCGCAGACCCCCACCGCCCGGAAACGCCTGGCCGAACTGGAGGCGCGCTATCCCCTGGTCCCCCTGGACGAGGCCGACGCCCTGGTGGCGCTCGGCGGCGACGGGTTCATGCTCCGGACCATGCACCGGGTCATGGACCGCGACCTGCCCATCTACGGCATGAACTGCGGGACCATCGGCTTCCTGCTCAACCAGTATTCCCCGGACGACCTCTTCGAGCGCATCGACGCGGCCCAGGAACACCTCCTGAGCCCCCTGGCCATGGCCGCCACCACCGTGGACGGCGACCGCGTCTCGGCCCTGGCCTTCAACGAGGTGGCCATGCTGCGCATCTCCCAGCAGTCGGCCCACATCCGATTGTTCATCAACGGGCGCGAGCGGCTGGACAACATGGTCTGCGACGGGGTCATGATCGCCACCCCGGCGGGCTCCACGGCCTACAACCTGTCCGCCCACGGGCCGATCATCCCGCTGGGCTCCAACGTCATGGCCCTGACCCCCATCTGCCCCTTCCGGCCCCGGCGCTGGAACGGGGCCCTGCTGCCGGACACGGCCGACGTGGAATTCGAGGTCCTCGACCCGAAGCGGCGGCCGGTCAGCGTCACGGCGGACTTCCTGGAGGTCCGCGACGTGGCCCACATCCTGGTCCACGAGGACCACGCGCGCCCGGCGCGCATCCTCTTCGCCCCGGACCACTCCCTGGAGGAGCGCATCTTCAACGAGCAATTCGTGCACTGA
- a CDS encoding carbonic anhydrase produces the protein MKDIQKFIAGFRNFRKEYFSREDAPFEILLKGQNPTTMVIACSDSRTDPSFILQCEPGDIFVVRNVANIVPPYESDEGFHGVSSAIEYAVKVLKVEHLIVLGHSLCGGIDALMHDDKVRHTEFLYKWLSVMAPVRDEVVGHFGEVNKKSCTACEMAGILRSVRNLMTFPWIKRRVDEGSLSLHGWYFEMESGQLLSYMRETESFEPLSMCCPILKREQREDAD, from the coding sequence ATGAAAGACATACAGAAGTTCATTGCCGGTTTCCGGAATTTCCGGAAAGAGTATTTCAGCCGCGAGGACGCCCCCTTCGAGATTCTGCTCAAGGGGCAGAACCCGACCACCATGGTCATCGCGTGCAGCGATTCGCGGACCGATCCGTCGTTCATCCTGCAATGCGAGCCCGGCGACATCTTCGTGGTCCGCAACGTGGCCAACATCGTCCCGCCCTACGAGAGCGACGAGGGCTTCCACGGCGTGTCCTCGGCCATCGAGTACGCGGTCAAGGTCCTCAAGGTGGAGCACCTGATCGTGCTCGGCCACTCCCTGTGCGGCGGCATCGACGCGCTCATGCACGACGACAAGGTCCGGCACACCGAGTTCCTGTACAAGTGGCTGTCGGTCATGGCCCCGGTGCGCGACGAGGTCGTGGGCCACTTCGGCGAGGTCAACAAGAAGTCCTGCACCGCCTGCGAGATGGCGGGCATCCTGCGCTCGGTGCGCAACCTGATGACCTTCCCCTGGATCAAGCGGCGCGTGGACGAGGGCTCCCTGAGCCTGCACGGCTGGTATTTCGAGATGGAGTCGGGCCAGCTCCTGAGCTACATGCGGGAGACCGAGTCCTTCGAACCCTTAAGCATGTGCTGCCCCATCCTCAAGCGCGAACAGCGGGAGGACGCGGACTAG
- a CDS encoding DUF2087 domain-containing protein, translating into MSRVPMPFYAGDVSALAQALRRGLREAETVPGHVEMLNLLVKSVGYRNFQHFKAEFDARRTMEPPETQTAEVDAKRVKRVVRLFDEQARLTRWPKKYSERLLCLWVLWSRIAPRRDYNEAEIGALLEQHHLFADHALLRRELADHHMVERTSDGSRYRRMETPPPAEAVEVFRHLR; encoded by the coding sequence ATGTCCAGAGTTCCCATGCCCTTCTACGCGGGGGACGTCTCCGCACTGGCCCAGGCCCTGCGGCGCGGGCTCCGCGAAGCCGAGACCGTGCCCGGCCACGTGGAGATGCTCAACCTGCTGGTCAAATCCGTGGGCTACCGCAACTTCCAGCACTTCAAGGCCGAGTTCGACGCCCGCCGGACCATGGAGCCGCCCGAGACCCAAACCGCCGAGGTCGACGCCAAGCGCGTGAAGCGGGTGGTCCGCCTGTTCGACGAGCAGGCCCGCCTGACCCGCTGGCCCAAGAAGTACTCCGAACGGCTGCTCTGCCTGTGGGTCCTGTGGTCGCGCATCGCGCCGCGCCGGGACTACAACGAGGCAGAGATCGGCGCGCTTCTCGAACAACACCACCTGTTCGCGGACCACGCCCTGCTCCGACGCGAACTGGCCGACCACCACATGGTCGAGCGGACCAGCGACGGCAGCCGCTACCGGCGCATGGAAACCCCGCCGCCCGCCGAGGCCGTGGAGGTCTTCCGCCACCTGCGCTGA